The DNA segment GATTAAGTGACTTTCAGGATCATGATCTTCTCCAATATTTCCTTCTGGATGAGCTCCAGCAACATTGAAATATCTAAGAGCAGTATATTTTATACCATAAGCTTTATCACACCATTTTAACATTTTTTCAACTGCTAATTTACTTTCTCCATATGGGTTAGTAGGGAAAGTTTTATCAGTTTCAAGAATAGGAATATTTTCAGGTTCTCCATAAGTTGCTGCTGTTGATGAGAATACTATTTTGTTAACATTATGTTTTCTCATAGCTTTAAGTAAGCAAAGAGTTCCATAGAAGTTATTTTCAAAATATTTTAAAGGTTCACTAACACTTTCACCAACTAATGAGAAAGCAGCAAAATCAATAACACCATCTATCTTATTTTCAGAGAAAACTCTTTCCATAAATTCGTCATCTCTTAAATCTCCAAGTACAAGTTTTGCTTTTTCATGTACAGCATCAACATGTCCAGTTTGAAGATTATCTAATACAATTACATCTTCTCCACTGTCTATAAGGGCTCTTGTAACGTGACTTCCAATATATCCAGCTCCACCACAAACTAAAATTGCCATTTTTGACCTCCTAGAAATATCTATTTTCTATTATTATACATTAATTTAAAGAGATATTAAAGAGAATTTACTTTTTCTATAAATCTAAGGAATCCATTTTTTCCTTCAGCATCTCTTTTATAAACTCCAGCATCTTCTAAAACTCTAGAGAAAGTAACTCCAACTTCATCTTTTAATATTTTTTCAACATTATCACTATTGATATCAGAATATTTATTATAAACTTTTTCAGCCCAAGCTAGATGTTTTTCAACTTTAGCATCATTTTTGATTTTTTCTGCATAATCATCTGCAACCATATATCTTCCTAAAATTTCTAATTCTTCTTTTAATCTTCCAGGAAGAACTGCAAGTCCCATAACTTCAATAAGTCCAATATTCTCTTTTTTAATATTGTGAACATCTGCATGAGGATGGAAAATTCCAAGTGGATTTTCTTCATCTGTTCTATTGTTTCTTAAAACTAAATCAAGTTCAAATTTATCTCCTCTTCTTCTTCCAATAGGAGTAACAGTATTGTGAGGAGTATCTTCAGAGTGAGCTAAAATTCCTAGAGATTCATCACTATATTCTCTCCAAGCATCTAAAATTTTAACAGCAAGATCAACTAATCTAGCTCTGTCAACACTTTTTATTCTAATAACAGACATAGGCCATTTAACAATTCCAGCTTCAACATCTTCAAAACCTTTAAAAACAAGTTTAGTTTCTACAGGAGATTTTGCCATTGGAAATTCATGGTGTCCACCTTGATAGTGATCGTGGCTTAGAATAGATCCTCCAACTATAGGTAGATCAGCATTTGAACCTAAGAAGTAGTGAGGTAGTTTTTCAACAAAAGTTGTAATTCTATTAAAAGCATCTCTGTTTATTTTCATAGGTCTATGTTCACCAGCAAAAACAATAGCATGTTCATTGTAGTAAACATAAGGAGAATATTGTAAGAACCATTCTTCACCAGCTAGATCAAATGGAATAACTCTATGATTTTGTCTTGCAGGGTGATTGAATCTTCCAGCATAACCTACATTTTCATAACAAAGAAGACATTTAGGATATGCAGAAGGTGGAAGTAATCTCTCTTTTGCTATATCTCTAGGATCTTTTTCAGGTTTAGAAAGATTTACTGTGATCTCCATATCTCCATACTCTGTATTAGAAAACCAGTGCATATTTTTAGCTATTCTATCAGTTCTTATATAATTTGTTTTTTGTGCAAAAGAGTAGTAATCGTTAGTAGCAGCTTCTACCCCTTCTTTTTCACTAAGAGAATGGAATCTATCTATTATTTGAGTAGCAGTAGGAGTTAATTTTCCCATAATTTCAGTATCAAAAAGATCTTTAACAACTATACTATCTTCAATAATATTGTTTTCAATAGCCCATTTACAAATATTTTCTAATATTTCATTTGGATATTTAGAAACTTCTCTATTAGCTAAATCTACATTTTCCCAATCTTCAAGTTTTAAAAGATGCATAATTTCATTTCTAGATATAACAGCATCATATTTACCAATAAGATTGTTCTCTAATCCAAATTTAAGTAGCATTCCTACTTCTTCATATATATTTATACTCATTAAAAATCACCTAACTTTCTACTTCCATCTCCAATTTTAGCAACATAGAAATCAGCAACTAAACCAGTTTTAGCTGTATATTTTTCTCCAACAGATTTTTTAAATGATTCTATAAATTCATCTTTAACTATACTTACAGTACATCCACCAAATCCAGCTCCAGTCATACGAGCTCCGATAACTCCCTCAGCTTCCCATGCTGCTTCAACTAATGAGTCTAGTTCAAATCCTGTAACTTCATAGTCATCTCTAAGAGAGATATGAGATTGGTTCATTAGTTGTCCAAAAGCTTCAATATCTCCAGCATTTAATTTTTCAACAGCAACTTTTGTTCTTTCATTTTCAGTAACTGCATGTGTAGCTCTTTTTAGTTGTTCTTCATCAGTAATTAGATGTTTTATCTCGTTAAATCTTTCAACAGAAAGTTCTCCAAGGTATTTTATATCTATTCCATTTTCATTTAAAACTTTTACAGCAGCTTCACAAGATCCTCTTCTTTCATTATATTTAGAATCTGCTAGTCCTCTCTTTTTATTTGTATTTGCAATAACAATTGATGCTCCATTTAAAACAACAGGTGCATATTGATAGTTTAAAGTGTTACAATCTAAAAGAATAGCATTATCTTTTTTACCCATTCCAATAGCAAATTGATCCATAATTCCACAATTTACACCGATAAATTTGTTTTCAGCTTTTTGAGAAAGTTTAACCATACTTATCATATCTACATCAAGATTAAATAGATCTTTTAGTATAACAGAAGTAGCAAGTTCAATAGATGCTGAAGAAGAAAGTCCTGCACCATTAGGAATATTTCCATAGAATAATACATCAAAACCACTATTTATATTAAATCCTGCTTCTAAGAAAGTTTTAATAACTCCTTTTGGATAGTTAGCCCAGTCATCTTGAGGTTCATTAATTAATCTGTCTAATGAAAATTCTATTATTCCTAGATTTTCAAAGTTTTTAGAGTACATTCTAAAAATATTGTCATTTCTTTTAACTGCAACAGCATATGTTCCAAAGTCTAAAGCACATGGAAATACAAATCCACCATTATAATCTGTATGCTCTCCAATTAAGTTTACTCTACCAGGAGAAAAGAATACTTTTACATCTCCTTCGTATTTGTACAAAGTTTTAAAATCTTCAATTAAACCTTTTATCATTTTTTACCCTCCACTATTTTTTAGTCAACTATGTCTGATATAAGTATAACTTATATTTATATTTTAACAAGAAAATTTAAATAAAAACATAGGATCTTATTAAACTAAGTAAAATAAGTTTTGAGAAAATATAGAAAATATAGTATAATTATAGTATAAAAGAAATTCATCTAAAAGGGGAAAAAATGAGGAAGAATAGTATAAAGATAAAAACATTAGAACTTATAAAAAATAGTAATGGAATATCAAGATCTGAATTAGCAAAAGAGCTAGATATAACTCCAGCAGGAGTAGGTAAAGTTGTAAATAAATTTCTTGAAAGTGGGATTATTGAAGAAACAAGTGTGGGAGTTTCAACTGGAGGAAGACGTCCTCTTATTTTGAAGATAAATGAGAAAAAAATAGGGGAGATTTTAGGAGTATCTCTAGCACCAAGATTTATTCAGATCGTTCTAGGAGATATTAGTGGAAAAATTTTGAAAAGCAAAAAATATTCTTTGAAAAAAAGATTACTAGAAAAGGAACATAATATTTTAGAACTTACAGAGAAACTTATTGAAAGAGAATTGAGAAAGAGAGAAAATATAAGCACTATATCCATAGTTGTAAATGGAATGGTAGATAGTAAAAATGGAATATCTATTTTTTCACCTCACTATAATTGGAAAAATATAAATTTAAAAAAAAGATTTGAAGAAAAGTTTAAAATAAAAGTATTTGTTGAAAATGATGTTAGAGCAATGGCACTGACTGAAAAGATATTTGGATCATGTAAAGATAATCAAAACTTTGTAGTTATGAATATAGGAGATGGAGTTGGAGGAAGTATATTTTTAAATGATGCTCCTTATCATGGGTATGGTTCTATTTCTGGAGAGTTAGGACATATGGTTGTAAGAAGAAATAGCCCAGAAAAATGTTCATGTGGGAAGAAAGGATGCTTAGAAACAGAAGTATCTAATGTAGCAATAATAAAGAAAATAACTTCTCAAATAAAATTAAACAATTATAGTAGTTTAAAAAATGTTTTAGTAGAAAAGGGAGCTTTAAGTATAAATGATATTTTAAAAGGTGTTGCTGAAAAGGATATGTTGACTTTTAATATTGTATTAGAGGCTATACATATGATAGCTAATGCAATAGATGGAATTATTTCAGTAATAAATCCAGAGAAGATAGTTATGTTTGGAGAGATATTTCAAAATAAGTTTCTTTTTGAAACATTGGTAAATGAGATAAAAAAATTTACATTAGATGAACAATATTATGAGATAAAAAGATCTGAATTTTGTAAAAATATCTATGAGATAGCTCCATTAGCAGTTGTAAGTTATAAAATTTTTAAAGAGATGGATGAAGAGTAGAAATATATAAAGGAAGCAAAGGAAAAAACTTGTAAATTATTATAAAGTAAGGTAAAATATATTGATAAAAAATAAATTTTAGGAGTGAAAAAAGATAGATGTTTATAGATGAAGTTATAGTAACAGTGAAGGCTGGGAATGGTGGAGATGGTTCAGCAGCTTTTAGAAGAGAGAAGTATATTCAATTTGGTGGACCAGATGGTGGAGATGGTGGAAATGGAGGAAGTGTAATATTTGTTGCAGATCCTAACATCAACACTTTAATTGACTTTAAATATAAAAAAGTATTTAAAGCTGAGAATGGAGAAAATGGACAAAAGAAACAGATGTATGGAAAAACAGGAGCAGATTTAATAATTAAAGTTCCTGTTGGAACACAAGTAAGAGATGTAGAAACTGGAAAACTTTTATTAGATATGAATGTTCCTGGAGAGCCTAGACTACTTTTAAAAGGTGGAAGAGGTGGAGCAGGAAATGTTCACTTTAAATCTGCTACAAGAAAAACACCTAAAATAGCTGGAAAAGGTAGAGAGGGAGTAGAAATAAAAGTTAAACTTGAATTGAAACTTTTAGCTGATATAGCTCTTGTAGGATATCCATCAGTTGGAAAATCAAGCTTTATCAATAGGGTATCAGCAGCTAACTCTAAAGTTGGAAGTTATCACTTTACAACTCTTGAGCCTAAATTAGGTGTTGTTAGATTAGAAGAGGGAAAATCATTTGTAATAGCTGATATTCCAGGACTTATTGAGGGTGCTCATGAGGGAATTGGACTTGGAGATAAGTTCTTAAGACATATTGAAAGATGTAAAATGATATTTCATCTAGTTGATGTGGCAGAGATAGAGGGAAGAGATGCTATAGAGGACTATGAAAAAATAAATGAAGAGTTGAGAAAATTCAGTGAAAAATTATCAAATAAAAAGCAAATAGTTCTTGCAAATAAGATGGATCTATTATGGGATATGGATAAATATGAGAAATTTAAAGCTCATGTAGAGGCTCAAGGAAATGAAGTTTATCCTATTTCAGTAATCTTAAATGAAGGAATAAGAGAAGTACTATTTAGAAGTTATGATATGTTACAAAAAATTGAAAGAGAGCCATTAGAAGAAGAAGTAAATGTAAATGAAGTATTGAGAGAGATAAAAGGAGAATCAGAGGACTTTGTAATCACTCAAGATGAAGAGGGAACTTATGTAATAGAAGGAAGAATTCTTGATGAAGTTCTTGCTAAATATGTTATTACAATGGATGAAGATTCTATTATTAACTTCTTACATATGATGAGATCTCTTGGATTAGAAGAGGCTATGAGAGATGCAGGTATCCAAGATGGAGACAATGTAAGAATAGCTGATGTAGAGTTTGAATATGTAGAATAAAAATAAAAAGCTGAATTTTTATTCAGCTTTTTTGTGCTAGAAAGGAAGAGTATGATAAAAGGTTTAGTAATTGCAGGACCTACTGGAGTAGGGAAAACAGATCTTTCTATAAAATTAGCAAAGTTATTAGATGCAGATATAATTTCTGCTGATTCTGCTCAAATTTATAAAGGGATGGATATAGGAACTGCAAAGATAACAGCTGAAGAGATGCAAGGAGTAAAACACTATATGCTTGATGTAGTTGAACCTATAAAAAAATATAGTGTTGGTGATTATCAAACAGCAGTTGATAATATTTTAAATGAGAAAGAAAAAGAGAATAAAAATATTATTCTTACTGGGGGAACAGGGTTATATATAGGTTCTATAACAGAGGGATTATCTGATCTTCCAGCAGGAGAGCCACTTTTAAGAGAG comes from the uncultured Fusobacterium sp. genome and includes:
- the galE gene encoding UDP-glucose 4-epimerase GalE — its product is MAILVCGGAGYIGSHVTRALIDSGEDVIVLDNLQTGHVDAVHEKAKLVLGDLRDDEFMERVFSENKIDGVIDFAAFSLVGESVSEPLKYFENNFYGTLCLLKAMRKHNVNKIVFSSTAATYGEPENIPILETDKTFPTNPYGESKLAVEKMLKWCDKAYGIKYTALRYFNVAGAHPEGNIGEDHDPESHLIPIILQVALGKREHIGIFGDDYPTEDGTCIRDYIHVMDLADAHILALKRLNNGGDSAIFNLGNGEGFSVKQVIEVARKVTGHAIPAVVSPRRAGDPAKLVATSAKAMKELNWTPKFDSLDKIIETAWNWHKNHPNGYED
- the galT gene encoding UDP-glucose--hexose-1-phosphate uridylyltransferase is translated as MSINIYEEVGMLLKFGLENNLIGKYDAVISRNEIMHLLKLEDWENVDLANREVSKYPNEILENICKWAIENNIIEDSIVVKDLFDTEIMGKLTPTATQIIDRFHSLSEKEGVEAATNDYYSFAQKTNYIRTDRIAKNMHWFSNTEYGDMEITVNLSKPEKDPRDIAKERLLPPSAYPKCLLCYENVGYAGRFNHPARQNHRVIPFDLAGEEWFLQYSPYVYYNEHAIVFAGEHRPMKINRDAFNRITTFVEKLPHYFLGSNADLPIVGGSILSHDHYQGGHHEFPMAKSPVETKLVFKGFEDVEAGIVKWPMSVIRIKSVDRARLVDLAVKILDAWREYSDESLGILAHSEDTPHNTVTPIGRRRGDKFELDLVLRNNRTDEENPLGIFHPHADVHNIKKENIGLIEVMGLAVLPGRLKEELEILGRYMVADDYAEKIKNDAKVEKHLAWAEKVYNKYSDINSDNVEKILKDEVGVTFSRVLEDAGVYKRDAEGKNGFLRFIEKVNSL
- a CDS encoding galactokinase, which codes for MIKGLIEDFKTLYKYEGDVKVFFSPGRVNLIGEHTDYNGGFVFPCALDFGTYAVAVKRNDNIFRMYSKNFENLGIIEFSLDRLINEPQDDWANYPKGVIKTFLEAGFNINSGFDVLFYGNIPNGAGLSSSASIELATSVILKDLFNLDVDMISMVKLSQKAENKFIGVNCGIMDQFAIGMGKKDNAILLDCNTLNYQYAPVVLNGASIVIANTNKKRGLADSKYNERRGSCEAAVKVLNENGIDIKYLGELSVERFNEIKHLITDEEQLKRATHAVTENERTKVAVEKLNAGDIEAFGQLMNQSHISLRDDYEVTGFELDSLVEAAWEAEGVIGARMTGAGFGGCTVSIVKDEFIESFKKSVGEKYTAKTGLVADFYVAKIGDGSRKLGDF
- a CDS encoding ROK family protein; amino-acid sequence: MRKNSIKIKTLELIKNSNGISRSELAKELDITPAGVGKVVNKFLESGIIEETSVGVSTGGRRPLILKINEKKIGEILGVSLAPRFIQIVLGDISGKILKSKKYSLKKRLLEKEHNILELTEKLIERELRKRENISTISIVVNGMVDSKNGISIFSPHYNWKNINLKKRFEEKFKIKVFVENDVRAMALTEKIFGSCKDNQNFVVMNIGDGVGGSIFLNDAPYHGYGSISGELGHMVVRRNSPEKCSCGKKGCLETEVSNVAIIKKITSQIKLNNYSSLKNVLVEKGALSINDILKGVAEKDMLTFNIVLEAIHMIANAIDGIISVINPEKIVMFGEIFQNKFLFETLVNEIKKFTLDEQYYEIKRSEFCKNIYEIAPLAVVSYKIFKEMDEE
- the obgE gene encoding GTPase ObgE, producing MFIDEVIVTVKAGNGGDGSAAFRREKYIQFGGPDGGDGGNGGSVIFVADPNINTLIDFKYKKVFKAENGENGQKKQMYGKTGADLIIKVPVGTQVRDVETGKLLLDMNVPGEPRLLLKGGRGGAGNVHFKSATRKTPKIAGKGREGVEIKVKLELKLLADIALVGYPSVGKSSFINRVSAANSKVGSYHFTTLEPKLGVVRLEEGKSFVIADIPGLIEGAHEGIGLGDKFLRHIERCKMIFHLVDVAEIEGRDAIEDYEKINEELRKFSEKLSNKKQIVLANKMDLLWDMDKYEKFKAHVEAQGNEVYPISVILNEGIREVLFRSYDMLQKIEREPLEEEVNVNEVLREIKGESEDFVITQDEEGTYVIEGRILDEVLAKYVITMDEDSIINFLHMMRSLGLEEAMRDAGIQDGDNVRIADVEFEYVE